From bacterium:
ACATCGGGACGGCGTCGATGGTCCCGTGTGCCGAACCCGTATTGACATCGGCATTGATCCGCTGCCGAAGTTCGGCACCCGCGTGAAAATGCGGAAGCCGTTTGGCTTCAACGCGAATCCACTCACCCGTCCTGGGATTCCGGCCGAGATACGCGTCGTGCTCGCGAATGAATAAGGAGCCGAAGCCCCGAATGTCGATTCGCTGTCCGCATGTCAGCGCGCGCGCCATCTCCTCGAAAACCGAATCCACCAGACTCGCCGCGCACTTTCGCTCGATGGCGGCCCGGTCGGCCAAGGCATTAATCAGATCGGATTTGTTCATGTTATCCGCCTCGTCCAATATTTTTTTTTCCGCGAGCGTTTTCTTATGAGTCCGCCATATATGTACACTCGTGAATACCTGTCAAGATAAAAGTTGCGACCACGGCGGATCATAACGAAAGATTGATTTAGATCACATGCGATGGGCCGCGCCTTTCGCGCTTTCGTTTCTCCGGACCGGACGACGTTTTCCCGGCGCGAATACGGTCGCATGACGGTGGGCGTCGTCAATGCTAATCTGCTTCAACGCCGTTGAAACGAACGCGCTCCGGCTTTGGCGGAGCGCTCCCGGGGGAACCGACTCATGAGCCCAATCACGAAGCCCGAGGCGCCGGAAGGCCGATCCACGGGCGGCGCCGCGCATCCGCGCATCCTTCGCCACGACCGCATGACGCAAACGCAGCTCCTGGCGCTGGATCGCCAAAAGACGTGCGTCGTCGCGACTTTCAGCCCGCTCGAAGTGCACGGGCCACACCTGCCTTTTGGTCAGGATATTTTCGAGGCTTATTCGATGGCCGAGACGACCGTCACGCGCATCGCCGCCGAGCGCGACGACTGGACCTTTCTGTTTCTGCCGCCGGTTCCCGTGGCAACGGATTGCCTTCCCCAGATCGGTTCGGTCAACTTCCCCGCGCGGATGGTGCGCGAGGTCGCCTACCGCATGTTCGTCCCGTTCGCCAGACACGGGTTCGCGCGCCTGGCGTACACGTCGTTTCACGGCGGACCCCGCCATATCTGCGCCCTGGAAGACGCCGCCGACCGCCTGACGCGCCGATTCGGCGTACCCGCGGTATCGCTGTTTTCCGTCATTCTCGCGAAGATGACAGAGGGGCACACGATATTCGCCGGCGTCGAAAATACGCCAGGCCGGACGGTGACGGTCGAGAACCTCAAGCACGACCACCACGCGGGCTACCTGGAAACCTGCTTTGCATTGCACCTGTGGCCGGAGCTTGTCGATGAGGGTTGGACGAAACTGCCGCCGTCCGTCCCCGCGCGCACGGCGAACGGAGACACCAACGACTCGTACCTCTATCGCGGCAACGGAGACAGCGCGTCGGCGTTTGATCGTCTGAGGCAACACCGCGCGACCGTCGACGCGGTCGTGCGTGCCGTCCGCCATTTCAAGGGTAGCGGGTATTACGGCTATCCCGCCCTCGCCTCTCCGGAGGAAGGGCACGACGTGTTCGAGCACCTCGTGTCGATCACGAAACCGGCGGTGCTGGAATTTCTGGAGAAAGGCCGCGAGATGGGCGATATCCATTCGCCGTTATGGAAGTTTCGCCACGCGCTTTTGTCCGGCGCGGTGAATACCGCGGCGGATCGCGTGTTCAAGGTGAACGTGGAGTGAACAAACGTTCAAAAAGCGGCGAGGCGTGCGCGGCGGGCGGCGCGCACCCCGTTCGCCGGCTTGAATCGGTCGGCTAGAATCGAATCAGGCTGAACACCTCCATGCCATCGAGGCGTTCTCGCCCGTTAAGGCCTTCGAGTTCGACGA
This genomic window contains:
- a CDS encoding creatininase family protein, which produces MSPITKPEAPEGRSTGGAAHPRILRHDRMTQTQLLALDRQKTCVVATFSPLEVHGPHLPFGQDIFEAYSMAETTVTRIAAERDDWTFLFLPPVPVATDCLPQIGSVNFPARMVREVAYRMFVPFARHGFARLAYTSFHGGPRHICALEDAADRLTRRFGVPAVSLFSVILAKMTEGHTIFAGVENTPGRTVTVENLKHDHHAGYLETCFALHLWPELVDEGWTKLPPSVPARTANGDTNDSYLYRGNGDSASAFDRLRQHRATVDAVVRAVRHFKGSGYYGYPALASPEEGHDVFEHLVSITKPAVLEFLEKGREMGDIHSPLWKFRHALLSGAVNTAADRVFKVNVE
- a CDS encoding integration host factor subunit beta, which translates into the protein MNKSDLINALADRAAIERKCAASLVDSVFEEMARALTCGQRIDIRGFGSLFIREHDAYLGRNPRTGEWIRVEAKRLPHFHAGAELRQRINADVNTGSAHGTIDAVPMFAHEVFERPASTDAGDPD